The Caballeronia sp. Lep1P3 genome segment TCGCGGCCATCGTCGATGCCGGCACGTTCGCTGCCGCCGCCGACAGGCTCGGGATGTCGCAGCCCGGCGCGAGCCGCGCGATTGCGCGTCTCGAAGCGCGTCTTCGGATACGCCTCTTCGACCGCACGACGCGCACCGTCTCGCTCACCGACGACGGCCGGCGCTTCTTCGAACAGGTGATGCCGCATCTCGCCGGGCTCGAAGAAGCGGCCGCGACCGCGTCGGGCAGCGCGACCGCCGTGCGCGGCCGCCTGCGCGTGAACGTCGATCCGATCTTCTCGCGCCTCGTGCTCGGGCCGAAGCTCGAAGCGTTCATGCAGGCGCATCCGGAGCTCGAACTGGAACTGCTCACGCGCGACCGCCTCGGCGACATGATCGCGGACGGCTTCGATCTCGCCGTGCGCTTCGGCGAGCCGCGCAATTCGAGTCTCGTCGCGCGCAAGCTGCTCGATACGCCGGTGCGGACGGTCGCCGCGCCGTCGTATGTCGCGCGATGCGGCCGGCCTGCGACGCCGCAAGCGCTTGCGAGCGAAGGGCATCGGTGCATCGAGTTCCGCGATCCGGAAACGGGGCGGCCGTTTCCGTGGGAGTTTCATCGCGGAAAGAAGCGCCTGACGGTGGACACGCGCGGGCATCTCACGCTCAACGATCCCGGCACGATGCTGAGCGCGTGTCTTTCGGGCTACGGCATCGCGCAGATACTCGAACTCGGACACGCGCATCTCATCGACGAAGGCACGCTGATCGACCTCTTTCCCGACTGGCCCGACGAGCGTTTTCCGCTGTATGCGTTTCATCCGTCGCGGCATCATCCGCCCGCGAAGACGCGCGCGTTTCTCGATTTCGCGGTGGCGCTGGCCGGGAACGAGTGACGCCGATGCGAGCGTGAATCAGGGCGCGCACGCGTCGGGCCGCGCCTTCGTGCCGCGACGCTCGGGCGGCACCTTGCAGTTGTCGACGCGCTGTTCGTCGCTCGCCTTGTCGCCGAGGCGCTCCTTGAGCGTCTTCGCTTCCGATGCGGCGGGCGCGCTCGCGGCATCGTCGGCGCGCGCGGCAGCGGCCGTCGCGAACGCGAGCAGGACAAGAACGATGATTTTCATGATGGCGCGAGCGTGAACAGCCAACATCATCACCGCATGGCGACGGCGCCGAGTCCCGTTTCTTGCGCTTTCATGTCCACGGCGCGCAGTCCGCGCACCGACACTTCCAGTCCGCTCGTGCCGTTGCGGTTCTTCGCGCCGAAAGTCGCGTGATGCCGCTCGGCCACGCGCAGCGCGATGGCCAGCCCGAGGCCGCTGCCCTGCCCTTGTGTGCCGACGCAGCGATAAAAGCGGTCGCATACGCGTTCGAGTTCGCTCGCGGGAATGCCGGGGCCGGTATCGAGCACCGTCAGCGCGATGCCATCGGCTTCGCGGCGCAGCGTGACGTCCACGCGCCCACCGCGCGGCGTATGGCGTATCGCGTTGTCGAGCAGATTATTGACGAGCACGGCAAGCGCATGACTGTCGCCGAGAATGCCGAACGCGTCGAGGTCGCCGTGCGGCTGCTCCAGTTCGAGGCCGAGATCGATCGACTTCGTTTCCGCGAGCAACGAAAAGTCAGACACGCGCGTTTCGCACAGCGCGCGCAGGCTCATCGGCGCGATGGCCGCTTCGCGCGCCGCGTCCTCGCGCGCCATGCTGAGCAACTGCTGCGCGAGGTGGATGAGCCGGTTGAGCCGGCCGTCGATCCGGGCGAGCGTCGCGCTGTCGACCTTCAGCGAACCGTCGCCGATGGCGCCCTGTATCTGCAGCTTGAGCGCGGTGAGCGGCGTGCGCAGTTCGTGCGCGGCATCCGCGACGAACGTGCGTTGCGCTTCGGAGGCGTCGTTCAGGCGCGCGAGCAGTCCGTTCAACGCATCGACGAGCGGCCGCAGTTCGACCGGCATCGGCCCGGAAATGGCCACGGGTTCGAGCGATTCCGAATGACGCGCGGACAGCGCGCGCGACAGCGATCGCACCGGCGCAAGCCCGCGCGCCACGACGACCAGCACGATCACGACGATGACCGGTATCAGCAGCGCGAGCGGCCAGATGATGCGCAGCGCGAGCGTGATGGCGAGGTCGTCGCGCACGAAATACGGCTGCGCGACCTGCACGAAGCGATCCGGCTGCGTGACGCCGAACGCGCGCCAGCGATACCCTTCGCGCTCGCTCGAACGAAAGCCGTCGCCGAAGCGCGGCAGCGCGGGTTCGCGCGGCGAGTGATAGACCAGACGCCCGGACTTGTCCCAGATGTCGATGACGAGCCGGTCGTCGGCGATGCCGTGCAGATCGTGGCTGCGGCCCTCGGCGACATCCGCGGCGCCGACGTTGCCCGGCAGCGAAAGCGCGACGGTGCGCAGTTCGTAGTCGAAGAGTTCGCCGGCTTCCAGTTGCGCCGTGCGGAAAATGCCGAGTCCCGCCATGAGACAGGCGAGCGCGAGTCCGCAGATGAGCCAGCGCAGCAGCCAGCGCCGGATGGAGTTCATCCGATCCTCTTCAGCCGGTAGCCGACGCCGCGCACCGTCACGATCTGCTCCGCGCCGATCTTGCGCCGCAGGCTGTGGACGTGAACTTCGATTGCATTGCTCCCCACTTCCTCGCCCCATCCGTAAAGTTTTTCCTCGAGTTCCGAGCGCCGGAAAACCCGCGACGGCTCCTCGATCAACGCCTGCAGCAGCGCGAATTCGCGCGGCACGAGATTCAGCGCGACGCCGTCCTTCGCGGCCTCGTGCGCGGCCGGATCGAGCGTGAGTTCGCCATGCGAATACACGAGCTGCTTGTGACCGGTGCGCCGTCTAAGAAGCGCGCGCACGCGGGCGGCCAGCTCGTCGAGATCGAACGGCTTCATCAGGTAATCGTCCGCGCCGGCATCGAGGCCACGGATGCGGTCGTCGACCGCATCGCGCGCGGTGAGAATCATGACGAGCGCATCGCCGCCGTTCTTGCGATAGGCGCCGAGCACGTCGAGGCCGTCGCGCTTGGGCAGCGAGAGATCGAGCAGCACGAGGTCGTACACGCCGTTGTCGAGCGAAAGCTCAGCGGCGCGGCCATCCTGCGCCCAGTCCACCGTGTAACTCGACCGGCGCAGCGCGGCCTGCACTGTCTCCGCGATCATCTCGTCGTCCTCAACCAAAAGCAGGCGCATACCCTTCTCCACGCTGAATTTCGTCGGCGATTGTCGGTGTTTCTTGCTTAACCGCAACTTAACGGCGCGCATTGCTGCGGTTAAGCATCGCATAAGCATCGCAGCGGCACTATCCCGGCAAAGGGGCGCCGCACGGCGGTGCGTCCAGGAGATGCCTGATGCAAGCGTCCACTCTCGTGTCCCTGCGCGCGCATGCGGTGTTGATCGCCCTGTGCGTGGCTGCATCCGATGCCGCGTGGCTGCTCGTCTGCGGATGTTCGGGGCATGTCCATGCGCTGCAATCGCTCGCGGTCCGCATGGCCACGCTCGCGAGCGCAGCGGGCATTGCGATCTTCGTGCGACGCATCGCGAAGCGGGCGTTTCATCGCACTCACGCGCCGATTGGCGCTTGCGACTGGCTCGCCCAGCTTCACCTCGAATTGTGCCCTGCCGAAAGCCGGCGCGACGGCGAAAACCGCTGCAAGCGCGCCGCGTCATCGGGCAGAAGTCCACGCGGTCGGGCGTGACTCGGAACGCGCCCGGTCCGGTTTGAGCCCGGCTTCGTGCCGGGCTTTTTTTCGTCCCCTCAGTGCTTAAGGTGAGCGTTTTCGGGATCGACGTGCGCGATGCGCCGTGGGAAGGCCGTCGCAGCGTGCTAAAGGTGAGCGTTTTCGGGATCGGCGGATTTCTCTCGCGCGGCGGTCGGCGCGAGTTGCATCGTTAGTGATCCGTTGCTTTGTTCGATCCGGCTCTCCGCCGCCTAAAACTTCACTCGAAGCTGAAATCCGACGGTGAACGGAAGGTCGCTGGAAGGTATCGGCGGAATCAGAATGAAGTTCGCCCCGACGCGTTTGTACGCGAGCATGACGAGCGGCGCGGCCACCGGTCCGACCATGTGGTCGTGTCCGATGCCCCAGCGACCGTAGTCGTAGCCGGAGATCAGGCCGCCCATCGCGCCGATTCGTACGAAGCCCCAATGCAGGAACTCCGGCGCCCAGACCCCGCCGCCATAGAACGACGGTTTGGACAGCGAATTGCGGAAATAGCCGGCCGTCACCGCCCACTGCGGCGCAACCCAGCATTCCGCGCCGATGCCGGGATTGAATTGCTGGAAATGCTTGTCGGGGTGGACGTGATGCGAGCCGATCATCGCATCGATCCAGAGTCCGTCGTCGCACCAGGCCGCCTGCGCCGGCAGCGCCCACGTCAGCGCCGCAGCCGCGATCAGCAGCGTCGCGGCAAGCGAGCCGGAGTACAGGGAACGCAAGCGCATGAGTTATCCGCCATCGCGCAAATGGATGGCGCCTTTTTGAGATTAGGTTCGACGCGAACTCTACCTGAAAGGCGCCATTGTCGTTTGCAGACGCGAAAGTGGCGTGACGGTTGTTCGTGCCTGGAATCGTCGTGTGCGAGAAACTTGTCGAAATCCAGTTCCGACGATCACGCGACTTCAGGAAATAATCGATGAAATGGGCAAAACGGCAATCCGCCAAGCTAATGGCGTCGCTGATTTTGGCGTGCGCTTGCTTCGGCGCGTGCACGCCTTTCGAGGTGGTCACGCATCACGTATCCGCCAACGAAAGCAGCGTTCCGGCTGGACGCTATGAGCTGGATCCGCATCATTGGAACGTCAGCTTCGACGTCGATCACTTCCACTACTCGCGATTCGTGATCCGTTTCGACAAGGTCACGGCGCAACTCGACTGGAACGCGAACGGCATGGCCGACAGCGCGGTACGCGCCACGATCGACGCATCCAGCGTCGATACCAACGTGCCGTTGCTCGACCGAATGGTGAAAGGCCCGGATATGTTCGATGTTGCGCGCAATCCGGACATCACTTTCGTGAGCACGGGCTTCGAACGAACCGGCGACGACAAAGGCGCGCTGACCGGCAATCTCACGATACGCGGCGTCACCCGGCCGGTGACGCTCGGCGTGAGGTTCAACGGCCACGCCGTCAATCCGCTAACGAAACAGGAAACGCTCGGCTTCTCTGCCGACGGTCATTTCAGTCGCGCGCAGTTCGGCTTGACGACGTGGTATCCCGCCGTCGGCGACGATGTTCACGTCGCCATTCAGGCAGAGTTCTCGAAGGCGCAGAAGTAAAGGCGGCTAGGCCGCAGTCCAGTCGAGCACGACCTTGCCGCTGTTGCCGGAGAGCATCGTATGGAACGCGCGCTCGTAATCGTCGACGGGAAACGTGTGCGTGAGAATGGGCGAGAGATCAAGGCCGCTTTGCAGCATCGCGACCATCTTGTACCAGGTCTCGAACATTTCGCGACCGTAGATGCCTTTGATCTCGAGTCCCTTGAAGATGACCTGATTCCAATCGATTGCAGTCTGCGCGGGCGGAATGCCGAGCAGGGCGATCTTCCCGCCGTGATTCATCGATTCCAGCATCGCGGTGAAAGCGCTCGGCACGCCCGACATTTCCAGCCCGACGTCGAAACCTTCCGTCATGCCGAGGTCGCGCATGACGTCGCGCAGGTTGTCGCGCGCCACGTTGACGGCGCGCGTCGCGCCCATCTTTCGAGCGAGTTCCAGCCGGTAGTCGTTGACATCCGTGATGACGACGTTGCGCGCGCCGACGTGCCGCGCAATCGCCGCGGCCATCACGCCGATGGGCCCCGCTCCGGTGATGAGCACGTCTTCGCCGACTAGATTGAACGACAGTGCGGTATGCGTCGCGTTGCCGAAGGGATCGAAGATCGCGGCGAGATCATCGGAGATGTCAGCGGGAATCTTGAAGGCGTTGAACGCGGGAATCACCAGATACTCCGCGAACGCGCCTTCGCGGTTCACGCCGACGCCGACGGTGTTGCGACAGAGGTGGCGTCGTCCCGCGCGACAGTTCCGGCAGAACCCGCAGGTGATGTGCCCTTCGCCCGACACGCGGTCGCCGATGGAGGAGCCGCGCACTTCCTGGCCCATCTCGACTATCTCGCCGACATACTCGTGGCCGACGTGCATCGGCACGGGAATGGTTTTCTGCGCCCAGTCGTCCCACTTCCAGATATGGATGTCGGTTCCGCAGATCGCAGTCTTGCGTATGCGGATGAGGACATCGTTGTGGCCGACTTCCGGGCGCTTCACGCGCGTGAGCGTGAGACCGGGGGCGCGTTCGAGTTTGGCGAGGGCTTTCATTGCGGCTGATCCTGGCGTTTGGTCTTGGCTAGTTGGATCGAGAGGCTTATGGCTCGGACTGCAGGGGTGGCGCTTGATAGTGTTATGCGCATAAAGTCCGCCGCGCATCAGCGGATCACGCCCAGCGAGCGGCCGACGCGAGCGAACGCGTCCACGGCGCGGTCTATCTGTTCGGGCGTATGCGCGGCGCTCATTTGGGTACGAATGCGCGCGCGTCCTTTGGGCACGACAGGATAGGAAAAGCCGATTACATACACGCCTTCGTTGAGCAAGTCGTCTGCCATCTGGGAGGCGAGTTGCGCATCGCCGAGCATCACTGGAATGATCGGGTGTTCGCCGGGAATCAGGTCGAAGCCTAGCGAAGTCATTCTTTCGCGGAAGCGCGCGCCATTCTCGCGGACGCGACTGCGCAAAGCGCCGCCTTCGTCGCTCGCGATCAGTTCCAACACCTTCAAAGAAGCCGCAGCGATACTCGGCGCGAGCGTATTCGAGAAAAGATAGGGGCGGCTGCGCTGGCGCAATAGTTCGATGATTTCCGCGTGGCCCGCGACGTACCCGCCCGATGCGCCGCCGAGCGCCTTGCCCAGCGTGCCGGTGATGATGTCCACGCGGTCCAGCACGCCGCAATGTTCGGGCGTGCCACGACCGTTTTCGCCGATGAAACCCACGGCGTGCGAGTCGTCCACCATGACGAGCGCGCCGTAGCGGTCGGCCAGATCGCGGATGCCGGCGAGATCGGCGATGATGCCGTCCATTGAAAAGACGCCGTCCGTCGCGATCAGCTTGAAGCGCGCGCCAGCGGCGTCGGCTTCCTGAAGACGCGCTTCGAGATCGGCGAGATCGTTGTTCTTGTAGCGCAGCCGGCGCGCCTTCGACAGGCGCACGCCATCGATGATGCTCGCGTGGTTCAGTTCGTCGCTGATGATCGCGTCGTCCTCGGTCAGCAGCGTCTCGAAAAGCCCGCCGTTTGCGTCGAAGCAACTCGAGTAGAGAATGGCATCGTCGGTGCCGAGGAATTGCGCGATGGCCTTTTCCAGCGTCTTGTGGATCGTCTGAGTGCCGCAGATGAAACGCACGGACGCCATCCCGAAACCGTCGGCGTCCAATCCTTGCTTCGCGGCTTCTATCAAGCGCGGGTCGTCCGCAAGACCGAGATAGTTGTTTGCGCAGAAGTTCAACACTTCTGAACCGTCGGCGAGCCGGATGTTCGATGACTGCGGGCTTGCGATCACGCGTTCCTGCTTATAAAAGCCGGCCGCGCGAATGCCTTCGATGGTTTCGCGCAGGTGCGACAAGAATTCGTTCTTCATCGGCGTCTTCCTCGTGGACTTTCCCGACCGGCTGGCGGCGGACAACCGGCGCGCAGTCTTTCCGTCCTGTTATAGTGCATCGATCAAACCGGATCGGTTCGGTATTTCGAACCCTCGTCCAATATATCGAACACTTTAAGGGAACAAAAGACTCATGGCAAGCTCGCGCTCGGAAGCGTCGGCGGAAGCGTCGGCGGAAGCGTCGGCGGAAGCGTCGGCGGGAGAGGCGGCGGCATCGGCGCCGGCCCCGCCGCGCGTCGGAGAACACATTCAGCGTCTGCGCAACGAGCGCAAGTTGACGCTCGATGATTTATCGCGTGCGGCCGGCGTCTCAAAGTCGATGCTGTCGGAGATCGAGCGCGACAAGGCGAATCCGACGATCGCCGTCGCGTGGCGGCTGACGAACGCGCTCGGAATCAGCCTCGATCAATTGTTCGCGCAGCAAAAGCCCGCAGAGGCGATCCGCGTCGCGAGTCCACGCGACATCCCGACGCTCAACGGCGACAACGGTGGGTATCAATTGCGTGTGTGGGGCCCGATCGAATTGGCGGGCAAGTTCGAATGGTATGAGCTCACGTTGCAACCGGGAGCGGCCCTCACGTCGAACGCGCATGAGCCTGGGACGCGCGAGCATGTCACGGTGCTGAACGGGGCCATCGAAGTCGAGGCCTCCGGCGCGAGGCGCCGGCTCAAAGCCGGCGAAACGGCAAGATATGCCGCCGACGACGGCCATGCCATCCGCAACGTGGGTCGATCCGAGGCGAAGGCGCTGCTCGTCGTCATCCACGGTTAGAGGCGTCGCGCGACTATGAGCGCGGGGCCGGAACTTTATGCGCATCAAGCTGCCCGCGCCCCCCGCTAAGTAAAAACGGGACGCCGCAATGGCGTCCCGCTTCCGAGCCGAGCCGCCAACCAGCGGCGGCAATCCGAGTTACGGATTCTTCTTTACGCTGTCCTTCACATCCTCGCGGACATCGCCCGCGCCCTTCTGGATCTTGCCGGCGGCTTGCTGCATGTCGCCCTTGGCTTCCTGCGCCGGATCGTCGGTCGCCTTGCCGACTGCCTCGTTGATCTTCCCCTTCACTTGCTGGCCGACGCCTTTCACTTGGTCTTCGTTCATCCTGGTTCTCCTTTAGTTTCAGCGCTCGTTCGCGCAGAACTCCGGTTGTCGGACGCGTAGCGCACTCGACGACCCGAAGCATGGTTCTAGCATGCGCTCCCAGGCCCCGTTTCCATAGCGGCGCATGTCTGAATCGCGCGTAGGCGGAATCGCACATACACCGGCCGCCATCAGCGCGACGCTATTTTCATCGGAGCCAGTACTGTATATTTATACAGTACAGCGAGACCGTAGAAGGGGTGAAGACATGGATTCGAATGGCGAGCATCTGAGCAAGAAGCAGTTCGCGCGGGCCGTGCGCGACCTCGAGCGCATTACGCGGCAAGTCGCGGGGCGCTATATCGAGAAAGGCGTTCCGCTGACGTGGCGTCTATTGCATGCGATCGAAGCCGAAGCCGTCGCGGACCTGGGTTTCGCCGGCCGGCACGAGGCGGCGCTGCGCGAACTATTCGCGCGTCCCGACAACTTCCAGTACCCGGAGACGGACGATGTCGTCGATATCGCATCGTCCGACGCATTGCCGGCAGTCTTCGCATTCGCGGTCGATGCCTACGAAAGCGCCGCGCGCCAAGGCCGGCCGCAACTGGCGATCGCTGCACACTGATGCGCGCGGAAACGTCTTCGCGACGCGTGCTGCGGTCGATTTCGTCACGGCGAGAAATCCGCAGCCATGTCGGCGTCGGTGCGCGCCTCGAGTTCGCCGCTCCGGCACGCGGCGCGGAACCGCTCGTAGTCCTGCTCGACTTGCTGTGCGCAGGCGCGTCCGTACCGAACGAGCGCCTCCGCGAAGCGCTCACTTCTGCCGATGTACGCCGAAATCTCCGGCGCGCAGCCGCCAGCCTTCGCGTGCGCGCGGGCGAGCGCCCAGCCGCATAAGCCGGCGTAACGGCGCAGGCCGTCCTTGTCGAGCGTCTCGAGTTCGACCGATATCTTCATGTCGCGCAGTTGGCGCACGTAAAAGGTGCGTCCGAGCGCGCCTGTCGCCCAGCCGAGAAACGGATCGCTCGCCGCCTGCATCAGACGTTGCCCGTGGACGACGCGCAAGCCATCGTGCGTGATGCCGCGCTCGCGGATTCCCGCCTTCGCGTATCGCGCGACGACCGACATCGACGCTTCCTTCAATTGCAGAAAAAGCGGCTTGCCGTGATGGTCGGTCAGCAACAGCACGAGACAGCGCGTGCCGACGCTTCCCACGCCCACCACCTTGAATGCGACGTCCTGAAGCGCGAACTGCGCAAGCAATGCGGCGCGCTCGGGCGTGAGCGAAGCGGCGTAGTCGCGCATCAAGGCGGTGAACAACGTCGAACGATCGTGCGTCATCGCCATCCATTCGTCGTCGGGGTCGATCAGCGAACTTGTGCCGCGAATGTGAAACACCGCGGGCGGTGCATCGCGGATGCGCCATCCGTCGCCCGTACGGTCGGCGAGCTTCGGCAGCATCGTTCCGTGCGTGCGCCGCAAAGCGCGCGCGATGCCTCGACGGACGCGGCGACGGCCGTCGTCGGTGCGCGCGAGATCGTGCATGCGTGCAAAGGTGATCCGTTCGTGCCACAGGTCGAGCGCGCTCATTTCGGCGTACTCGGCCATGTGCCGCTGATAGCTCTGCGTCGCCTCGAACGCGCACTCGTCGGCGCTCAGCGGGCCGTGACCCAGGTGCCGGCCCGCCACGCTCAGGCTGCCGGCCAGACGCTTGATGTCCCATTCCCACGGCCCGCGCGAAGTTTCGTCGAAATCGTTGAGATCGAAGACGAGCGCGCGCTCCGGCGTCGCGAAGCCGCCGAAGTTGGCGAGGTGACAGTCGCCGCAAATCTGGAAATGGATACCGCTGTCGAGTGTGCCCGCCAGATCGTGCGCGTGCACGATCGCGCTGCCGCGATAAAACGCGAACGGCGACGCCAGCATCCGGCCATAGCGCAGCGGAACGAGCGCGGCGACACGCCTCTCGCTACTGATGCGCAGCAATTCGACGGGGTCTCGCGCGACATTGCCGATCGCGTCTTGCGTCGCGCGGGGCGCGCGTCGCCTGGCCGCGCGTCCCGCCTCACGCCGCTCGCGCCACGATTGCACTCCCTGCGCCTGGTTCATTGCGCCTTCCTCGTCGTCATCGTGATGGGTGCGTGAGCGCAGGATCGTCGTATCGACACTTCTGCACGCTTGATGCATCGTTGTGGCCTTGACGTCGCGCACCGGAAACCGGACCCTGTGCGCAATGCAATACAGCGCCACCGCTGGCTTATCAACACTATGCCGAACACTTCCGATCTCTTCGACCAACAGCGCGCCGACTGGCAGGCGGACCCGCACGCAGCGTTCGACGCCTGGCTCGCCCAGCAACAGTTCCGGGCGTCATCGGCGGATGTTTATCGCGCGCAATGGGGAAACTTTCTCGAGTGGCTGGCCGCGAAGCGCGCGACGCTGCAAACGGTGCAACGGCCGGTGATCGAACAATTCGTCTCGCAGCTCGACATCCGGCGTCCGCAGCGCATGCGCTATTTGCGGTTGATCGAGCGCGTGCTGGACCATGTGCGCGAGATCGAATCGGCAGCGACGAATCCGGCGCGCTTCATCGCCCAGGACGGCGACGCGGCGTGGCGCAAGGCGCGCGACAACGAGCCGACGGGTTTTCTCACGCACGACGAACGCGCGCTGCTCATCGCCCATCTTTTTTCGCCGCTCGGCACGCTGCCGACCGGTCAACGCTGGCGCGAGCGGCGCGATCGCGCGCTGGTCGCGGCGTTTTTGGGCGCGGGCGTGAAAACCGGCGAGGCGGCGCAGCTGACCGTCGATTGTTACGCGCCCGGCGCGCCGTATATCACGGTGGACGCGGCGAATCCGCTCTTGATTCGCCAGGCACGGCTCGCGCCCTTCGCGGTCGAACTGCTCGATGGATGGATCGCCGAGCGCAAGGCGGTCGGGCTGGCGGGCGAACTGCTATTTCCCGCGGCGCCGTCCGGCCGTTCGATGCACAAGGCGACGATGCTTCGCGCGATCGACGCGGTCGTCGCGGCTTCAGGCATTGCGGCGTCGCGCGCGGCGCGTGCGAGTCCGCAGACGCTTCGGAATACCTACGCGGCCGAATTATTCGACGACGGGACCGACCCCGACCGCGTCGGACAATGGCTGGGCTTTCAGCAGCAGATATCGGTTCATCGCCTGCATCGGGCCTGGCAAGAATGGATGGGTGAGCAAATACGGGAGCGTGACATAGCGAGAGCGCGCGCCGATGCAAGCAATGGAGGCCGATAAACGGCCGCGCGGATAGTCCCGTAAACCCTCACCTTTCGCGTCGCGGCGTCACATGGCGTCCGGCGCAGGGCTGTCGGCCGCTTCCAGAAATGCCTTAACGGCTGCGAGCTTTGACGACGTCGCGCCCGACGTCCGCTCGCAATGCGGGCACGACAGCTCGTATTCGTCTTCGTGACGCTGCAGATCCGGCTCGGCGCTCTCGCAGGCGGGACAATCGACGGGCGCGTTCACATACGCGTCGACCTGCGCGCCGAGCGTGGCGATCTCGCTCGCGCAAAGACGTCCGTCGAGCGCCAGCGACGCGATCAGCCTGCCGACTTCGGCGCTCAGGCCCGCGCGCACCCGGTGCGCATCGCGTTCGCGCGTGAGCGCATCGATTTCGTCCGACTGCTCCCGCATTTGCGACTCGAGACGGTCTGCGCGGCTCCGCGCTGCGCTAAGTTGTTGAATGAACTCGAATTCCTTCTGCCCGGCTTCACGCGTGCTCGCCTGATACGTGGCCGCCATTCCGCGCAGCGCGTCGAGTTCGACGAGCATCGGCTTCACACGGCGCTCGGCGTCCTTGACGGCGTCCTTGATCTGCTGCGCGTAGTGTTCCGTGTTGCGGCGCAGTTCGCTCTGCAACTCGTCGATCCGGTCGC includes the following:
- a CDS encoding tyrosine-type recombinase/integrase, which codes for MPNTSDLFDQQRADWQADPHAAFDAWLAQQQFRASSADVYRAQWGNFLEWLAAKRATLQTVQRPVIEQFVSQLDIRRPQRMRYLRLIERVLDHVREIESAATNPARFIAQDGDAAWRKARDNEPTGFLTHDERALLIAHLFSPLGTLPTGQRWRERRDRALVAAFLGAGVKTGEAAQLTVDCYAPGAPYITVDAANPLLIRQARLAPFAVELLDGWIAERKAVGLAGELLFPAAPSGRSMHKATMLRAIDAVVAASGIAASRAARASPQTLRNTYAAELFDDGTDPDRVGQWLGFQQQISVHRLHRAWQEWMGEQIRERDIARARADASNGGR